In Sphingobacterium sp. lm-10, one DNA window encodes the following:
- a CDS encoding DUF1398 family protein — translation MFTVAQLQTAHSKVKSGADFSTYVSEIKALGVTHYEAYVNNGHILFFGENDHMAKVPEKYEPLTIAPVVHSEEFKAQLVAHQQGKTDYLTFISMCAETGIEKWIVDIEKMTCTYFDTKKNEILTEQIPQ, via the coding sequence ATGTTTACGGTAGCACAACTTCAAACCGCCCACAGCAAGGTAAAATCAGGTGCTGATTTCTCCACTTATGTTAGCGAAATTAAAGCATTAGGGGTTACTCATTACGAAGCCTATGTAAATAATGGACATATCTTGTTTTTTGGAGAAAACGACCACATGGCAAAAGTACCAGAGAAGTATGAACCTTTAACGATTGCTCCTGTAGTACATAGCGAAGAATTTAAAGCACAGCTAGTCGCTCACCAGCAAGGGAAAACAGACTACCTAACCTTTATAAGTATGTGTGCAGAAACCGGAATTGAAAAATGGATCGTTGACATAGAAAAGATGACCTGCACCTATTTTGATACCAAGAAAAATGAAATCCTGACCGAACAAATTCCACAGTAG
- a CDS encoding glucoamylase family protein: MKIIYLLIGISLLISINAQADTYPEVVFDNSLIKGVYAKSEIRCTGGSWIENVGKHLPVSDSIFFTPGNSLSLRYDNAAGGNWEAAIKYSRQKYHYRITNKDILVLKLYVHSDKTTSKQLPTLSIRQKNGDSDRINLANFIEEYNVNTWLDVRIPISKIRGVDVESAIKAVVLHQQGTGSHHIYLDQVEFLPTNYSKARLTSPAVLSKVTPYDRNIHLQWQLPLTPSIRYVKIYRSEDKKTFEPVSIRPISMQGGLDYVPALDKTYYYKIAWVDYDYKESPYSAIQEVKPVRLADQQVFDIIQRSHINYFVDNFDINSGMHTPFRQQGKTVVSTNETGLALLALLVGVERGYVSKNTFTHRVKRVVDFLESVPEKHGVFASFYDGRKKEPIYMDARPNYSVTATTTMLQSLLVVRQFLDGDTEDEKYIRGKINKLWDNINWPALVMADTEDVLVADVGVLEELTEIKPLGGFNESMNTYILAAASTKNGISSSGFLHNLNYDYNTQNTILTDSLDDLEPEDLVQNQRQLNQTLESDMHDLDKALQRQNMLRDTVLYGVRVPFGELTNRNLLSMYTPFLTIDPKLANTADFAFADVLKRYTNYVKRRDNESGRGTRNVAVWGYQSETDRNASSHINPAISVSSVMVDYDKGLQALLTLYREYGDILLTEYGFRSWIDLKNYDVSDEYLSINQASVAIMIENARTGLIWKLYREVPEIKAVQEKIFVQSSLN, from the coding sequence ATGAAAATTATATATCTACTTATTGGCATAAGCCTTTTGATCAGCATTAATGCACAAGCAGATACCTACCCGGAGGTTGTATTTGATAACAGTCTTATCAAAGGGGTTTATGCCAAAAGTGAAATTCGTTGTACAGGAGGCAGTTGGATAGAGAATGTGGGTAAACATCTTCCGGTTTCCGATAGTATATTTTTTACGCCAGGCAATTCTCTATCGTTGCGCTATGACAATGCCGCGGGTGGAAATTGGGAAGCAGCTATCAAATATAGCCGCCAAAAATACCATTATCGGATCACTAATAAGGATATTTTAGTGCTGAAGTTGTATGTACATTCGGACAAAACGACTAGCAAACAATTACCGACCCTGTCTATTCGGCAGAAGAACGGAGATAGTGATCGGATAAACCTGGCAAACTTTATAGAGGAATATAATGTGAATACTTGGTTGGATGTGCGTATTCCTATTTCTAAAATTCGGGGTGTAGATGTCGAAAGTGCCATCAAAGCTGTTGTCTTGCATCAGCAGGGCACGGGTTCGCATCATATTTACCTCGATCAGGTGGAGTTTCTTCCTACGAATTATTCCAAAGCACGGCTTACCTCGCCCGCTGTACTTTCTAAGGTAACGCCCTATGATAGAAATATTCATTTACAGTGGCAATTGCCCTTAACCCCGAGTATTCGCTACGTAAAAATTTATCGCTCGGAAGATAAGAAAACATTCGAACCTGTTTCCATTCGCCCGATTAGTATGCAAGGAGGGTTGGATTACGTGCCGGCATTAGACAAAACCTATTACTATAAGATTGCCTGGGTAGATTATGATTACAAAGAATCTCCGTATTCCGCCATTCAGGAAGTGAAACCCGTTAGATTAGCCGATCAACAAGTTTTTGATATCATTCAGCGTTCGCATATCAATTATTTCGTAGACAATTTTGATATTAATAGTGGTATGCACACACCTTTCCGTCAGCAAGGAAAGACTGTGGTGTCTACTAATGAAACGGGCTTAGCTTTATTGGCCTTATTGGTAGGCGTGGAAAGGGGATATGTTTCCAAAAATACATTTACGCATCGCGTGAAGCGGGTGGTAGACTTTTTAGAATCTGTCCCGGAGAAACATGGTGTGTTTGCGTCGTTTTACGATGGTAGAAAGAAAGAGCCTATTTACATGGATGCACGGCCTAATTATAGCGTGACTGCTACAACTACGATGTTGCAGTCCTTGCTTGTTGTACGGCAGTTTTTGGACGGAGATACCGAAGATGAGAAATACATCCGTGGAAAAATTAATAAGCTTTGGGATAATATCAATTGGCCAGCGTTGGTGATGGCCGATACAGAAGATGTATTAGTAGCTGATGTAGGGGTGCTTGAGGAGCTGACAGAGATAAAGCCTTTAGGCGGATTCAATGAAAGTATGAATACCTATATATTAGCAGCCGCCTCCACTAAAAACGGGATATCTTCCAGCGGATTCCTCCATAACCTTAACTACGATTACAATACGCAAAACACCATCCTGACAGATAGTCTCGACGATTTGGAGCCAGAGGATTTGGTGCAGAATCAGCGCCAACTGAATCAAACATTGGAGTCTGATATGCATGATTTGGATAAAGCATTGCAGCGACAAAATATGTTGCGCGATACGGTACTGTATGGGGTGCGAGTTCCATTTGGTGAGCTTACTAACCGTAATTTGCTGTCTATGTATACCCCATTTTTGACAATTGATCCCAAGCTCGCTAATACAGCGGATTTTGCCTTTGCAGATGTGCTTAAGCGGTATACTAATTATGTGAAAAGGAGAGATAACGAATCGGGTCGCGGTACACGTAATGTTGCGGTATGGGGTTATCAGTCAGAAACGGATCGTAATGCCAGCTCTCATATCAACCCTGCCATCAGCGTATCTTCAGTAATGGTAGATTATGATAAAGGGTTACAAGCTTTGCTAACGTTGTATAGAGAATATGGCGATATTCTCCTCACGGAATATGGATTCCGTTCGTGGATAGATCTTAAAAATTACGATGTATCCGACGAATACCTTTCTATCAACCAGGCTTCAGTAGCGATTATGATAGAGAATGCCCGCACTGGATTGATCTGGAAATTATACAGAGAAGTACCTGAAATCAAAGCGGTGCAAGAAAAGATATTTGTCCAAAGCAGTTTAAATTAG
- a CDS encoding type II toxin-antitoxin system HicB family antitoxin has translation MKTLKIIIERSADMFSAYAENAEGIYGGGDTVEEAKQSILGAIDIIKEEFTPENIPATLKGDYKIIYHFDVESLLNYYKGIFTNSALEKITGINQRQLQHYSSGLKKPRQPQLKKIEEGLHRLAAELQALELV, from the coding sequence ATGAAAACCTTGAAAATCATCATTGAGCGCAGTGCCGATATGTTCAGTGCTTATGCAGAGAATGCCGAAGGCATCTATGGCGGAGGAGATACGGTCGAAGAAGCAAAACAATCCATTTTGGGGGCTATTGATATTATCAAAGAGGAGTTTACACCAGAAAATATCCCGGCTACACTAAAAGGTGATTATAAAATTATTTATCATTTTGATGTGGAAAGCCTTTTAAACTACTATAAAGGAATCTTTACCAACTCTGCTTTGGAGAAGATTACTGGTATAAACCAACGCCAACTACAGCATTACTCTTCTGGGCTAAAAAAGCCTCGTCAACCTCAACTGAAAAAAATTGAGGAAGGGCTTCATCGACTTGCTGCTGAATTACAGGCGCTGGAGTTGGTGTAG
- a CDS encoding type II toxin-antitoxin system HicA family toxin codes for MKSSEFHRFLRKNGWNHICTSGSHYIYEKDGRTYPIPYHGSKEIGEGLRKKS; via the coding sequence ATGAAATCAAGTGAATTCCACAGATTTTTGCGAAAGAATGGCTGGAACCATATCTGCACTAGTGGATCTCACTACATTTATGAGAAAGATGGGAGGACTTATCCCATTCCCTATCATGGTAGTAAGGAAATTGGAGAGGGTCTTCGCAAAAAATCATGA
- a CDS encoding OmpA family protein, translating into MLVNPGAVISKDGTDDGLNNVKGEFKDASRTNEGIKFTLSSDLLFPTNSSYLTNAAKAELDKLSDLLNADRNKKIRVDGHTDSTGEATYNQWLSEKRATSVKAYLESAGVYGSRISTKGHGQTAPVADNKTPDGRQKNRRVEVVILD; encoded by the coding sequence ATGCTGGTAAACCCAGGAGCGGTGATATCTAAAGATGGTACGGATGACGGTCTTAATAACGTAAAAGGCGAATTTAAAGATGCTTCACGTACTAATGAAGGGATAAAATTTACACTTTCGTCTGATCTATTGTTTCCTACAAACTCGTCTTACCTAACGAATGCAGCAAAGGCAGAGTTGGATAAGTTGTCTGATTTGTTAAATGCAGATCGCAATAAAAAAATCCGAGTAGATGGTCATACCGATTCTACCGGCGAAGCAACTTATAATCAATGGCTATCAGAGAAGCGTGCTACTTCGGTGAAAGCGTATTTGGAATCTGCAGGCGTGTACGGCTCTCGTATTAGTACGAAAGGTCATGGACAAACAGCTCCGGTAGCGGATAATAAAACGCCAGACGGCCGTCAGAAAAATAGAAGAGTAGAGGTGGTGATCCTCGACTAA
- a CDS encoding NUDIX domain-containing protein, translating to MTKVIDKVALLCLRDKQVLTTRSKNKTTLYFPGGKREGNESDLACLTREIKEELDVQIIESTVKFFGVFEAQADGHEEKVIVSMRCYFADFEGTLLPSNEIESFEWITFQDKLKTSAVDHLIMDKLKEMDLIQ from the coding sequence ATGACAAAAGTAATTGACAAAGTTGCGCTGCTGTGTTTACGAGATAAACAGGTGCTTACGACTCGTTCGAAGAATAAAACTACCCTTTATTTCCCAGGCGGTAAAAGAGAAGGGAATGAATCGGACTTGGCCTGCCTGACACGCGAAATAAAAGAAGAACTGGATGTACAAATAATAGAAAGTACAGTCAAGTTTTTTGGTGTCTTTGAAGCTCAGGCAGATGGACATGAGGAGAAAGTAATAGTTAGTATGCGTTGTTATTTCGCTGACTTTGAAGGCACACTCCTACCGTCCAATGAGATCGAAAGCTTCGAGTGGATAACCTTTCAAGATAAATTGAAAACTTCTGCAGTTGATCACCTGATCATGGATAAACTAAAAGAGATGGACTTGATCCAATAG
- a CDS encoding TonB-dependent receptor: MMENRLNRTYNLWLLKIGIILLGYPPGIANTQAREHPSKTIDTDVEIWTAHVVETKEHITTDNRSMSIIADARDIVSLQQDQEVRGSVRDSSGVLLPGVSVTVKNKPSIGTTTDLNGRYILKVPANSTLIFATIGYESREINATGREVIDVVLVESGFVVEETVVTAFGQRQRKTDLISSVSSINPEELRMPSSNLTGAMQGRVAGMISFQRSGEPGLDNADFFIRGVGTFGVNSRPLILIDNMEVTTDDLARIPVDDIASFSILRDATASAVYGSRGANGVILVTTKLGTEGRPKITFRAEQRVSTPTQMTKIADPVTFMRMNNEAILTRDPLAITPYTDEKIARTAAGDDPINYPAVNWLDEVTKPSTHTQNYNINIRGGGQLARYMVSGNLTQDNGLIRVNPINNFNNNVDFKVYNLRSNIEVNVTNSTQLMVRTIANYRNYSGPPEGGSSSFRNALRANPTLFLPVYEAGPQQAYISHPLFGNYDDGSGSSYLNPYAEIVRGYSEWSQSNMQVQVELRQDFSKWIEGFSYRGLANASRSAYMEYRRQYNPFYYSPQGIDPNTGAYTFFNLNPLTGTEYLDFSDNGRGQESLFYMENALNYNRTFNDEHVVTGMVINTIRNRITLPRDQSGNVINTLPYRNVSFAGSFTYAYDNRYHAQFSFGYNGSEVFAPNHRWGFFPSAGIAWTVHNEKFMEPLQDVINTARIRFTHGLVGNDNIHNSRFFYLSQVNLNDNLRRFNFGVNAGEENYHRNGVSINRYANPYVSWEVSQQTNLGVDLGFLNGKLTFTGDAFRQIRSDIVQERAALPSSMGLAAPVLANLGKYKSQGFDAELVYNHSVNQNLWFQGRGTFTFAKGEYLYYEEPTFDHAYLSRIGTDVNQRRGYIAERLFIDDEEVYNSPEQSFGGVVMGGDIKYLDVNGDGIVNANDELPIGFPTVPQINYGFGLTSGYKSFEFSFFFSGMGRTSLFINPRLRAPNDNNVNGAAPFGSQTSPNAVLQAWADSHWSEDDRNVYALWPRLSQNPLENNVISSTHWMRNGAFLRLKQVELAYTLNKDFTRRFKIDQFRIYASGSNLFSVSAFDLWDPEMGDSGLRYPLQRVFNLGLLLTL; the protein is encoded by the coding sequence ATGATGGAAAACAGATTAAACAGAACCTATAATTTATGGTTGCTTAAAATCGGCATAATCTTACTGGGCTATCCACCCGGTATCGCCAACACGCAAGCCCGAGAACATCCGAGTAAAACAATCGATACCGATGTTGAAATCTGGACAGCGCACGTAGTTGAAACTAAAGAGCACATAACGACGGATAATCGATCTATGTCTATCATAGCAGATGCAAGAGACATCGTAAGTCTGCAACAAGATCAAGAAGTGCGCGGTAGTGTACGAGATAGCTCTGGCGTATTGCTCCCCGGCGTTTCTGTAACGGTAAAAAATAAACCCAGTATTGGCACCACCACCGACCTCAATGGTCGCTACATTCTAAAAGTTCCGGCAAACTCGACACTGATCTTTGCCACTATTGGTTACGAATCGCGAGAAATCAACGCAACAGGCCGGGAGGTGATCGATGTGGTATTAGTAGAAAGTGGCTTTGTGGTAGAGGAAACAGTTGTCACGGCATTTGGGCAAAGGCAAAGGAAGACGGATCTGATTAGCTCTGTTAGCTCCATCAACCCAGAAGAATTACGCATGCCAAGCAGCAACCTTACCGGTGCTATGCAGGGTCGCGTGGCAGGGATGATTTCTTTCCAAAGAAGTGGCGAGCCTGGCTTGGACAATGCCGACTTTTTTATTCGGGGCGTCGGCACCTTCGGCGTCAATAGCCGACCGCTGATTCTTATAGACAATATGGAAGTCACCACCGATGATCTGGCCAGAATTCCGGTAGACGATATCGCCAGCTTTTCGATCTTACGCGATGCGACCGCATCAGCGGTATACGGATCGCGTGGCGCCAACGGTGTTATTTTGGTCACCACAAAATTGGGTACCGAAGGTCGTCCAAAAATCACGTTCCGCGCAGAACAACGTGTATCTACACCAACACAGATGACCAAAATCGCCGATCCGGTGACATTCATGCGTATGAACAATGAAGCAATTCTGACGCGAGATCCGTTGGCTATCACGCCTTATACCGACGAAAAAATAGCGCGTACAGCAGCCGGAGATGACCCCATCAATTACCCAGCGGTGAATTGGCTCGACGAGGTGACTAAGCCCAGTACGCATACGCAAAATTATAACATTAATATTCGGGGAGGCGGGCAGCTTGCGCGTTACATGGTGAGCGGCAACCTAACGCAGGATAATGGACTCATTCGCGTCAATCCAATTAACAACTTCAATAATAACGTTGATTTCAAGGTGTACAACCTGCGTAGTAATATTGAAGTAAACGTGACAAATTCGACGCAACTGATGGTGCGCACAATCGCTAACTATCGAAATTACAGCGGACCGCCGGAAGGCGGCAGTTCTTCATTTCGGAATGCACTAAGAGCGAATCCAACCTTGTTTTTGCCCGTGTACGAAGCCGGTCCCCAGCAAGCCTACATCAGTCATCCTCTATTCGGAAATTATGATGATGGCAGTGGCAGTTCCTACCTCAATCCCTATGCTGAAATAGTAAGGGGCTATTCAGAATGGTCGCAAAGCAATATGCAGGTACAGGTAGAACTAAGGCAGGATTTCTCTAAATGGATCGAAGGTTTCAGCTACAGAGGACTCGCCAACGCATCCAGAAGCGCTTACATGGAATATCGCAGACAGTATAATCCTTTTTATTACTCACCACAGGGCATAGATCCCAATACAGGCGCCTACACCTTTTTCAACCTCAACCCCTTAACAGGTACGGAATACCTGGATTTCAGTGATAATGGTCGAGGACAGGAATCACTTTTCTACATGGAAAATGCGCTTAACTACAACCGCACCTTCAACGATGAGCATGTAGTTACTGGAATGGTAATCAATACGATACGAAATCGTATTACGCTACCCAGAGATCAAAGTGGCAATGTGATCAATACCCTTCCTTATAGAAATGTAAGTTTTGCAGGATCGTTCACCTATGCATACGACAACCGATACCATGCACAATTTTCTTTTGGATACAATGGTTCTGAAGTATTTGCACCCAATCACCGATGGGGATTCTTCCCATCAGCAGGTATCGCATGGACCGTGCACAACGAAAAATTTATGGAACCGCTGCAAGATGTGATCAATACGGCACGGATTCGCTTTACCCATGGTTTAGTGGGGAATGACAATATTCACAATAGCCGCTTTTTCTACCTATCGCAAGTAAATCTCAACGACAATTTACGACGATTCAACTTCGGCGTGAATGCGGGAGAAGAAAATTACCATCGCAATGGCGTGTCTATTAATCGCTACGCCAATCCGTATGTAAGTTGGGAGGTATCCCAGCAAACCAATCTCGGGGTAGATCTGGGATTCTTAAATGGAAAATTGACCTTCACAGGCGACGCATTTCGCCAGATTCGATCCGACATTGTACAGGAGCGGGCAGCGCTCCCTTCTTCGATGGGACTAGCAGCTCCCGTGCTCGCCAATCTGGGGAAATACAAGAGTCAGGGATTTGATGCAGAGCTAGTCTACAACCACAGCGTGAATCAAAACCTGTGGTTTCAAGGTCGCGGTACATTCACCTTCGCAAAAGGTGAATACCTGTATTATGAAGAGCCCACCTTTGATCATGCTTACCTAAGTCGCATTGGCACGGATGTTAATCAACGTCGCGGATATATAGCAGAGCGTCTTTTTATCGACGACGAGGAGGTCTATAATAGTCCGGAACAATCTTTCGGGGGTGTAGTGATGGGAGGAGACATTAAGTACCTCGACGTGAATGGGGATGGCATTGTCAATGCAAATGATGAGCTACCTATTGGCTTTCCGACCGTGCCACAGATAAACTATGGTTTTGGTCTCACGTCGGGCTATAAAAGCTTTGAGTTTTCTTTCTTCTTCAGCGGAATGGGTAGAACATCGCTCTTCATAAACCCTCGCTTACGAGCTCCGAATGACAACAATGTCAATGGGGCCGCCCCTTTCGGTAGCCAAACATCACCCAATGCAGTGTTACAAGCCTGGGCAGATAGCCATTGGTCGGAAGACGATCGAAATGTCTATGCACTATGGCCAAGACTGAGCCAAAATCCATTGGAAAACAATGTCATTAGCAGTACACACTGGATGCGGAATGGCGCCTTTCTACGATTAAAGCAAGTGGAATTGGCTTATACGTTGAATAAAGATTTTACACGTCGCTTCAAGATAGATCAATTTAGAATCTATGCTAGCGGGAGCAATCTGTTTAGTGTTTCTGCTTTTGATTTGTGGGATCCGGAGATGGGCGACTCTGGCTTAAGGTATCCGCTGCAACGCGTATTTAACTTAGGCTTATTACTCACCTTGTAA